In the Malus domestica chromosome 16, GDT2T_hap1 genome, one interval contains:
- the LOC103402898 gene encoding large ribosomal subunit protein eL34, which translates to MVQRLTYRARHSYATKSNQHRIVKTPGGKLVYQTTKKRASGPKCPVTGKRIQGIPHLRPTEYKRSRLSRNRRTVNRAYGGVLSGGAVKERIIRAFLVEEQKIVKKVLKIQKTKEKQAAKTK; encoded by the exons ATGGTGCAGCGTCTCACATATCGCGCCCGGCACAGCTACGCCACCAAATCCAACCAGCACAGGATCGTCAAAACCCCTG GAGGGAAGCTAGTGTACCAGACCACTAAGAAGAGGGCAAGTGGCCCCAAGTGCCCTGTTACTGGCAAGAGAATTCAAGGG ATCCCTCACTTGAGGCCTACCGAGTATAAGAGGTCCAGATTATCTAGGAATCGGAGGACTGTTAACCGTGCTTATGGAGGTGTGTTGTCTGGAGGTGCCGTCAAGGAAAG GATCATCAGGGCCTTTCTGGTGGAGGAACAAAAGATCGTGAAAAAGGTGTTGAAGATTCAAAAGACAAAGGAAAAGCAAGCTGCAAAGACCAAGTGA
- the LOC103403283 gene encoding protein FEZ-like has product MDERSDNIGGEKMDEVILPGFRFHPTDEELVGFYLKRKVQQRPLSIELIKQLDIYKFDPWDLPKLAASGEKEWYFYCPRDRKYRNSTRPNRVTGAGFWKATGTDRPIYSSEGACSSSKCIGLKKSLVFYKGRAAKGVKTDWMMHEFRLPSLTDSLPPKRSSSFMDKTIPANDSWAICRIFKKTNSSNAHQRALSHHSWVSALPETNTFGDHMLGSKGAHNATHHHHEFSSESMSILTSKINFSNNNDIKMSSTTSNIPPLDIYSNSYKPINPLMMGCNVKLPHQYFPISSNFSNRSSDYFSNPSFAFSSPSETSSGPAAKCTVDVSSLLLNMSSSMLGDYNGSNNVKGASGESTNFDFSITNGGFSSMALPHHHEVMQGNNNNLGNGHDSITGLIKNIQNVNSNVIEEGDDQQWETSGRSNIGFPLMSSLPLPMNVGGGDAWKSSLTWESSPCPSEMSTTRCYT; this is encoded by the exons ATGGATGAGAGAAGTGATAATATCGGAGGAGAAAAAATGGATGAAGTGATCCTTCCAGGGTTTCGTTTTCATCCAACTGATGAGGAGCTGGTAGGGTTTTACCTCAAGAGGAAGGTTCAGCAGAGGCCTCTCTCTATCGAGCTTATCAAGCAACTTGACATCTATAAATTTGACCCCTGGGATCTTCCaa AGTTGGCAGCGTCTGGGGAGAAGGAATGGTATTTCTACTGTCCAAGGGATAGAAAATATAGGAACAGCACAAGGCCAAACCGGGTTACCGGAGCCGGTTTCTGGAAAGCTACGGGAACCGACCGGCCCATCTACTCATCCGAAGGTGCGTGTAGTTCCTCCAAGTGCATTGGGTTGAAGAAGTCACTTGTTTTCTACAAAGGTAGAGCTGCCAAAGGGGTGAAAACTGACTGGATGATGCATGAGTTTCGCTTACCTTCTCTCACTGATTCACTCCCACCAAAGAGATCATCATCGTTCATGGACAAAACCATTCCTGCAAAT GATTCATGGGCAATATGCAGgatattcaagaaaacaaattcaAGTAATGCTCACCAAAGAGCCCTTTCTCATCACTCTTGGGTGTCTGCCTTGCCTGAAACAAACACATTTGGTGATCATATGCTAGGCTCCAAAGGTGCACACAATGCTACTCATCATCATCATGAGTTTAGTTCAGAGAGCATGTCAATACTGACATCGAAAATCAACTTCTCCAACAACAATGACATAAAAATGTCATCCACAACAAGCAATATACCCCCTCTAGATATTTATTCCAACTCCTACAAACCCATAAACCCCTTGATGATGGGTTGCAATGTCAAACTACCCCATCAGTACTTTCCCATTTCCTCCAACTTTTCTAACAGATCATCAGACTACTTTTCTAACCCTAGCTTCGCATTTTCATCACCTTCAGAAACTTCATCCGGACCAGCGGCAAAATGCACGGTGGATGTGTCCTCCTTGTTGTTAAACATGTCATCCTCAATGCTCGGAGATTACAATGGCAGCAACAACGTCAAGGGCGCCTCTGGAGAAAGTACTAATTTTGACTTTAGTATTACTAATGGAGGCTTTTCATCGATGGCATTGCCACATCATCATGAGGTCATGCAAGGAAATAACAATAACCTTGGCAATGGCCATGACAGTATAACTGGGTTGATTAAGAACATTCAAAATGTGAACTCGAACGTGATAGAAGAAGGAGACGATCAACAGTGGGAGACTAGTGGGAGATCAAATATTGGGTTTCCATTGATGAGTAGTTTGCCTTTGCCTATGAATGTAGGAGGAGGGGATGCATGGAAGTCGAGTTTGACGTGGGAGTCTTCTCCATGTCCGAGTGAAATGTCCACCACCAGATGCTACACTTAA